A single window of Papaver somniferum cultivar HN1 unplaced genomic scaffold, ASM357369v1 unplaced-scaffold_139, whole genome shotgun sequence DNA harbors:
- the LOC113335293 gene encoding putative disease resistance protein RGA3, protein MWVCVSNKFDVYRILKEIIESITGVSCGDPSNVDVPARQVKKKLIGRKYLLVPDDLWNEDSEDWEKVKRVLVYGGEGSKLLVTTRSQRVASSIGGKVHNLQKLTDDICWSIMHKKVSFLGAVVLTQNMTSIGRDIAKKCDGLPLGANFLGSLLHLKREESYWVSINNDKDLWVQPEVKRVISILKLSYDNLSSPLKQCFPYCCLFPKAWKIEREILIHMWMAEGFLQPNEDTEKDELGVILRCKMHDLVHDLAMTVVDRNEFGIGKEEFSQTLILRSCSKVSRFLGDIGRLRNLRHLDISKSDIKVLPDDSIIDLTLQKLDLHECREFEALPENIGMLKHLSYLDLSGSAITKVPDSIIYIGNLVTFFRNCGNLNALPKELGALTGLRCLDLSYTDIKVMPESCGRK, encoded by the exons ATGTGGGTATGTGTATCAAACAAGTTTGATGTCTATAGGATCTTAAAAGAAATTATAGAGTCCATTACGGGTGTTTCATGTGGAGACCCATCAAATGTCGATGTGCCGGCAAGACAAGTTAAGAAGAAACTAATTGGAAGGAAATACCTGCTAGTACCGGATGATCTATGGAACGAAGACTCTGAAGATTGGGAAAAAGTAAAGAGAGTCCTTGTCTACGGTGGTGAAGGCAGCAAATTATTAGTCACAACACGCAGCCAAAGAGTTGCATCTTCTATTGGGGGTAAGGTGcataatttacaaaaattaacaGATGATATTTGTTGGTCTATTATGCACAAAAAAGTTTCATTTCTAGGCGCAGTGGTACTCACTCAAAACATGACAAGTATTGGGCGGGACATAGCGAAGAAATGCGATGGCTTACCACTTGGGGCAAACTTTCTTGGAAGTTTATTACACTTGAAAAGAGAAGAAAGCTACTGGGTTTCAATCAATAACGATAAGGATTTGTGGGTTCAACCAGAAGTTAAAAGAGTCATATCAATCTTAAAATTGAGCTACGATAACTTATCTTCGCCTTTGAAACAATGTTTTCCGTACTGTTGTTTATTTCCCAAAGCCTGGAAAATTGAAAGAGAGATATTGATTCATATGTGGATGGCAGAGGGATTCCTTCAGCCCAATGAG GATACAGAGAAGGATGAACTTGGTGTCATCCTCCGGTGTAAGATGCACGATCTTGTGCATGATCTTGCAATGACTGTTGTGGATCGCAATGAATTTGGGATTGGGAAAGAAGAGTTTTCACAA ACGTTGATATTGCGTAGTTGCTCAAAGGTTTCCAGGTTTCTTGGTGATATTGGTCGCTTAAGAAATTTGAGGCATCTCGATATCTCAAAATCAGATATTAAAGTTCTGCCTGATGATTCTATCATTGACCTAACTTTGCAGAAATTGGATCTCCATGAGTGCAGGGAATTTGAAGCCTTACCCGAAAATATTGGAATGTTAAAACATCTAAGTTACCTTGACCTTTCAGGTTCGGCAATTACAAAGGTACCTGATTCCATCATTTACATTGGCAATTTAGTGACGTTTTTTAGGAATTGTGGCAACTTAAATGCCTTGCCTAAAGAACTAGGAGCTTTGACAGGATTAAGGTGCCTTGATCTGTCATATACTGATATCAAAGTAATGCCTGAATCTTGtgggagaaaatga